The proteins below are encoded in one region of Periplaneta americana isolate PAMFEO1 chromosome 11, P.americana_PAMFEO1_priV1, whole genome shotgun sequence:
- the LOC138709403 gene encoding larval cuticle protein A3A-like, whose translation MASKLILLAGLVAVARAGIIGAPAVVSHAAPLGYAAPAYAHAAPLAYAAPAVAKVAAVDTDYDPHPQYSYSYDIQDALTGDSKSQQESRDGDVVQGAYSLVEPDGTVRTVEYTADPVNGFNAVVHKTPLTAPVAKVAAPVAVAAPAAYAAPAYATHAYAAPAAYAAPAAYAAPFHTKAILG comes from the coding sequence CTCATCCTTCTCGCCGGTCTTGTAGCCGTTGCTCGTGCGGGTATCATCGGTGCTCCTGCCGTCGTCTCTCACGCGGCACCTCTCGGCTATGCCGCTCCAGCCTATGCCCACGCAGCCCCTCTCGCCTATGCCGCCCCTGCTGTCGCCAAGGTCGCCGCTGTGGACACCGACTACGACCCCCATCCCCAGTACAGCTATTCCTACGACATCCAGGACGCTCTGACCGGTGACTCCAAGAGCCAGCAGGAGAGCCGTGATGGAGACGTCGTCCAGGGTGCCTACAGCCTGGTGGAGCCCGACGGCACTGTGCGCACTGTCGAGTACACCGCTGATCCCGTCAACGGATTCAACGCCGTCGTGCACAAGACTCCTCTTACCGCTCCCGTTGCCAAGGTCGCTGCTCCTGTAGCTGTCGCTGCCCCTGCAGCTTATGCCGCTCCCGCCTACGCAACTCACGCTTATGCTGCTCCCGCTGCATATGCTGCCCCCGCTGCATATGCTGCCCCTTTTCACACAAAAGCCATCCTCGGCTAA